A genomic region of Candidozyma auris chromosome 5, complete sequence contains the following coding sequences:
- a CDS encoding proteinase B, translating to MLLSRSVALSILATLGVNGLVIPNIGDVIDVFKSTSTDLAALKEDISHKTEQFVSDLKASGHKLVAPENAAPLYSKEGLRDVIPHKYIIVFKDGVSKDYADFHANWVADIHAQEVGKADKSDPFFSTLDVEKVEGGITDTFDVANTLSGYTGYFLDSVVDLIRRDPAVAHVEKDSKVYANEFDVQKGAPWGLARISHRPPLSLSSFNQYLHDTEGGAGVTSYVIDTGVYVDHSQFEGRAKWGKTIPTGDTDNDANGHGTHCAGTIASKDFGVSKKAHVVAVKVLGSNGSGSMSDVLKGVEFAAKSHQEDAKSGKKGFKGSTANMSLGGGKSPALDMAVNAAVKAGLHFAVAAGNENQDAANTSPASAELAVTVGASTISDARAYFSNYGDTVDIFAPGLNILSTYIGSDTATATLSGTSMASPHIAGLLAYFVSLQPGSDSEFFVSDKGVSPGQLKKNLINYATKNILTDIPNDGTPNLLAFNGAGHNLTSFWNGEAVEETEEKEKTVSLGAKVDELIAKVEKDSSHLVDDVKKLVSDLYNKE from the coding sequence ATGTTGCTTTCCCGCTCCGTGGCGCTCTCCATCCTCGCCACCTTGGGCGTTAACGGTCTCGTTATTCCCAACATTGGTGACGTTATCGACGTATTCAAGTCGACTTCCACTGACTTGGCTGCTCTCAAGGAAGACATTTCTCACAAAACAGAGCAGTTTGTACTGGACTTAAAGGCCTCGGGCCACAAGTTGGTGGCTCCAGAGAACGCCGCCCCCTTGTACTCCAAGGAGGGCCTCCGTGATGTCATTCCCCACAAGTACATTATCGTGTTCAAGGACGGCGTGTCGAAGGACTACGCCGACTTCCACGCTAACTGGGTTGCTGACATCCACGCTCAGGAGGTTGGCAAGGCCGACAAGTCCGACCCATTTTTCTCCACCTTGGACGtggagaaggtggaggGCGGTATCACCGATACCTTCGACGTGGCCAACACTCTTTCTGGATACACTGGCTATTTCTTGGACTCTGTCGTGGACTTGATTCGTCGTGACCCTGCGGTTGCTCACGTGGAGAAAGACTCGAAGGTGTACGCCAACGAGTTTGACGTGCAGAAGGGCGCTCCTTGGGGCTTGGCTAGAATCTCTCACAGACCTCCTTTGTCCTTGAGCTCGTTCAACCAGTACCTTCACGACACTGAGGGTGGTGCTGGTGTCACCTCCTACGTGATTGACACCGGTGTGTACGTGGACCACAGCCAGTTCGAGGGCAGAGCAAAGTGGGGTAAGACTATCCCAACAGGTGACACCGACAACGATGCCAACGGCCACGGTACTCACTGTGCCGGCACCATCGCCTCTAAGGACTTTGGTGTTTCTAAGAAGGCTCATGTTGTTGCCGTGAAGGTGTTGGGCTCTAACGGTTCCGGCTCCATGTCTGATGTACTCAAGGGTGTGGAGTTTGCTGCCAAGTCACACCAGGAAGACGCCAAATCTGGTAAGAAGGGTTTCAAAGGATCCACTGCCAACATGTCTTTGGGTGGTGGTAAGTCTCCTGCTTTGGACATGGCCGTCAATGCTGCCGTCAAGGCTGGTCTCCATTTCGCTGTGGCTGCTGGTAACGAGAACCAGGATGCTGCCAACACCTCTCCAGCTTCTGCTGAGTTGGCTGTCACTGTCGGTGCCTCCACCATTTCAGACGCCAGAGCCTACTTCTCGAACTACGGTGACACTGTGGACATCTTCGCCCCAGGTCTCAACATCTTGAGTACCTACATTGGCTCAGACACCGCCACCGCCACTTTGAGTGGTACCTCCATGGCTTCTCCACACATTGCTGGTTTGTTGGCCTACTTTGTGTCGTTGCAGCCAGGCTCTGACTCTGAGTTCTTCGTGTCCGATAAGGGCGTTTCTCCAGGccagttgaagaagaacttaaTCAACTATGCCACCAAGAATATCTTGACCGATATCCCTAACGACGGTACCCCTAATCTCTTGGCTTTTAACGGTGCTGGACACAACTTAACAAGCTTCTGGAATGGCGAGGCCGTTGAGGAGaccgaggagaaggagaagacaGTTTCTCTCGGTGCCAAGGTTGACGAGTTGATCGCCAAGGTGGAGAAAGATTCGTCCCACCTCGTTGACgacgtgaagaagttggtgagCGACCTCTACAACAAGGAGTAA
- the RAD6 gene encoding E2 ubiquitin-conjugating protein RAD6: MSTPAKRRLMRDFKRMQSDAPSGVSASPLPDNVMSWNAVIIGPAETPFEDGTFKLVLQFDEQYPNKPPSVKFMSEMFHPNVYASGELCLDILQNRWSPTYDVSSILTSIQSLLNDPNISSPANVEAANLYKDHRSQYIKRVREVVEKSWDEDDDDDEDDSDEE; the protein is encoded by the coding sequence ATGTCCACCCcggcaaaaagaagattaATGCGTGATTTTAAAAGAATGCAGCTGGACGCCCCCTCGGGCGTGTCGGCCTCACCGCTCCCGGACAACGTGATGTCGTGGAATGCCGTCATCATAGGACCGGCAGAGACACCTTTCGAAGACGGCACGTTCAAGTTGGTGCTACAGTTTGACGAGCAGTACCCAAATAAGCCTCCTTCGGTCAAGTTCATGAGTGAAATGTTCCATCCAAACGTGTATGCCAGTGGAGAGTTGTGTCTAGATATCTTGCAGAACAGGTGGTCACCTACGTATGATGTTTCTAGTATTTTGACGTCGATCCAGTCTTTGCTTAACGATCCGAACATTTCATCGCCGGCGAACGTGGAGGCTGCCAACTTGTATAAGGACCACCGGTCGCAGTATATCAAGAGAGTGAGAGAGgttgtggagaagagctgggacgaggatgatgacgacgacgaggacgatAGTGACGAAGAGTGA
- a CDS encoding protein kinase PKP2: MLHRSRSLQALPKGNRWRSYSEKSSQPPFVTPISSHSYINDDILSLISKQNIANHLEELGPYPSYSRILTPQHFFQNEVLMNYSKKKPHPVSLRQLAGYGKALTKQKILASANFVRLELPIRLAMRIRDLQTLPFGVVNNFHLAQIYESYYHSFNAFRKISNITTTAENEKFCEDISNLLDQHVFNLSHLMMGALEVSILESLPQPELDAFMSSMLRSRISRRVIVEEHLSLTEIYRKHPYQRKPSDYIGEIFHQCNAAEHFRMVYELIKDSSVEAFSQRDLMPDLVIEGDTSLSFPFMVPHLHYLFGEILRNSLEATIKTHGHTNRKLPPIRITIIDSKKSATFRISDQGGGISHDKLKSIWSFGKSPDHARKSLANFHSLPDLQMYSNLQVTPAGSSIIQPSEKLQGTSVAETSPETKKSTLDRLIKRNYRYKLGLGLPMCKVYADYWNGNLSMNSIEGYGSDTCLELSKLSYHSNVIQLDRA, encoded by the coding sequence ATGCTTCATCGAAGTAGGTCCCTACAAGCATTGCCGAAGGGCAATAGATGGAGAAGCTACTCGGAAAAGTCATCGCAGCCTCCGTTTGTCACGCCAATTTCCTCCCACTCCTACATCAACGATGATATCCTTTCGCTTATAAGCAAGCAGAATATAGCCAATCATCTTGAGGAGCTTGGGCCGTACCCTTCTTACCTGCGGATTCTTACGCCTCAGCATTTTTTCCAAAACGAGGTGTTGATGAACTattcgaagaagaagcctcaTCCAGTCTCCTTGAGGCAATTGGCTGGGTATGGCAAAGCACTCACCAAACAGAAGATCTTAGCGTCGGCCAATTTCGTCAGGCTAGAGCTCCCTATTCGACTAGCAATGAGAATCAGAGACCTTCAGACGCTTCCATTCGGAGTTGTCAATAACTTTCATTTGGCTCAAATCTACGAAAGCTACTATCATCTGTTCAATGCGTTCCGCAAGATCTCCAATATCACTACCACGGCAGAAAATGAGAAATTTTGCGAGGATATAAGCAACTTGCTAGACCAGCATGTGTTCAATTTGCTGCATTTGATGATGGGCGCTCTTGAGGTGTCCATTTTGGAAAGCCTACCCCAGCCAGAGCTAGATGCGTTCATGAGCTCCATGCTTCGCTCCAGAATTAGTAGAAGAGTGATTGTCGAAGAGCACTTGTCTCTTACGGAGATTTATCGTAAACATCCTTACCAGCGGAAGCCTTCAGACTACATTGGTGAGATTTTTCACCAGTGCAATGCAGCAGAGCACTTTCGCATGGTCTatgagttgatcaaggacTCTTCGGTGGAAGCGTTCTCCCAAAGAGATCTCATGCCTGATCTTGTCATCGAGGGTGATACATCTCTTAGTTTTCCATTCATGGTGCCCCATTTGCACTACTTATTTGGTGAGATCTTAAGAAACTCACTAGAGGCTACAATCAAGACTCATGGTCATACAAACAGAAAGCTACCGCCAATCAGGATCACTATCATCGATTCAAAGAAGCTGGCTACTTTCCGGATCTCCGATCAAGGCGGAGGAATCAGCCACGATAAACTCAAATCCATTTGGTCGTTTGGGAAATCTCCAGACCATGCTAGAAAAAGTCTCGCCAACTTCCATTCTCTCCCAGACTTGCAAATGTACTCCAACTTGCAAGTGACCCCAGCAGGGTCTTCCATCATTCAGCCGTCAGAAAAACTCCAGGGAACCTCGGTTGCAGAAACGTCACCAGAAACGAAAAAGTCCACGTTGGACCGTTTGATAAAGAGAAATTACAGATACAAGCTTGGGCTTGGATTGCCCATGTGTAAAGTGTACGCAGACTACTGGAATGGAAATCTTAGCATGAACTCGATTGAAGGCTACGGTAGCGACACGTGCCTCGAGTTGAGCAAGCTCAGTTACCACTCCAACGTGATTCAGCTCGACAGAGCGTAG
- the HPC2 gene encoding Hpc2p encodes MSQRNVPISSLLGAEQQNANSQNNYNQQAPYVNRSPGQPPSNATSQSPPPIQPASPYKPNPISSLISQFQPDVVSSSSKKPIVVDEQNTSPEIVVVDENDRVSKSPAPLAPVPSKQTPLAMQIQQLSGSSEAMQEYIKNFQSNFKTELPLSDNANSQTHLWSQAARNSGPSKTSINSIINAEESTSQPAQVAPEKKKRSYTTKADGTNKRAKSDTAKKSKTEVKTEPSTGPKKPGPKSKKKTPEIAISPAEKPSIHPTMTTDKAKTKNTSMKLDKPAVLSLKKDDSQVAGSESENKDGAKGSPHEDKKNKQAAPPIIALNIPLLDPKAPSPGQAEVVVNVLKLAEEKYGWNTIHPNAKSAIDLMDEILDDDDDGADEDDDDELQVVDEKGNALPKKKNNEELTEEQLMRQHETRMNRKVGKYDYEDPFIDDEELQWEEEITTTKEGFFVYWGPLVEDRSSSTNTKKGSTKGKK; translated from the coding sequence ATGAGTCAGCGAAACGTTCCGATTCTGCTGCTTCTAGGCGCTGAACAGCAGAATGCTAATAGCCAAAATAATTACAACCAACAGGCACCTTACGTAAACCGATCTCCGGGACAGCCTCCACTGAATGCTACTTCTCAAAGCCCGCCTCCAATACAGCCAGCTTCTCCTTATAAGCCAAATCCAATTCTGAGTCTTATTTCTCAGTTTCAACCTGACGTGGtgtcctcttcttcaaagaagcccaTCGTCGTAGATGAGCAAAATACGTCTCCAGAGATAGTCGTGGTAGACGAAAACGATAGAGTGCTGAAGCTGCCGGCCCCACTAGCTCCAGTGCCACTGAAACAGACACCGTTGGCAATGCAAATTCAGCAATTGAGCGGGCTGTCTGAGGCAATGCAAGAATACATAAAGAACTTCCAAAGCAATTTCAAGACGGAACTTCCACTTTCGGATAATGCTAACTCCCAAACACATTTGTGGCTGCAGGCTGCCAGGAACAGTGGTCCAAGCAAAACATCGATAAactccatcatcaatgcCGAGGAGAGCACATCGCAGCCGGCCCAGGTGGCGCcggaaaagaagaagagatcgTATACTACGAAGGCAGATGGTACCAAtaaaagagcaaaaagTGATACAGCAAAGAAACTGAAAACAGAAGTCAAGACAGAGCCTTCAACAGGTCCAAAAAAACCTGGGCCgaaaagcaagaagaaaacaccAGAGATTGCCATTTCTCCTGCTGAGAAACCATCCATACATCCTACTATGACAACAGATAAGGCAAAAACGAAAAATACTTCCATGAAACTAGATAAACCTGCTGTGTTAAGCCTAAAAAAGGATGATTCGCAAGTAGCTGGGTCTGAAAGTGAAAACAAAGATGGCGCCAAAGGTTCGCCCCAtgaggacaagaagaataaaCAGGCAGCGCCTCCAATCATTGCATTGAATATTCCTCTTCTCGATCCAAAAGCACCACTGCCTGGCCAAGCTGAAGTTGTGGTGAATGTGCTCAAGCTCGCTGAGGAAAAATATGGCTGGAATACGATACATCCCAATGCAAAGTCAGCAATCGACCTAATGGATGAAATTCTagacgacgacgatgatggagcagatgaagatgacgacgatgaaCTACAAGTGGTTGACGAGAAGGGAAATGCTTTACcgaagaaaaagaacaacGAAGAACTCACCGAAGAGCAGTTGATGAGACAGCATGAAACTAGAATGAACAGGAAAGTCGGTAAGTACGATTACGAGGACCCTTTCATTGACGACGAAGAACTCCAGTGGGAGGAAGAAATCACCACAACAAAGGAAGGTTTTTTCGTGTACTGGGGCCCATTGGTGGAGGACAggtcatcttcaacgaaTACAAAGAAGGGTTCGACAAAGGGAAAAAAGTAA
- the YBP1 gene encoding Ybp1p, with the protein MSDTEQDSSVASDATIEAHELEKVLAVFDSAAKEAKQTGDFLSYSTILDMYLSEPERFRFEERDQLLGHLLKILEKDHALVYEIGWDLPALLLPFLESDYQFNGSLREAPCVYRVLKLFEVLARHGNPKELFLKSTELLSTLSEKDATTDDAFRQKKFYDVKLYCLFELIDSCLRRIHTLYPSRFLGMTVASFINSLYVNPIHSVDEMDFRWKRVYSFARNYHRPPLPEKIEISPEELEKINEDEDFLQRKLLTGFVTEAVSMATKNALIGYSTDLFNHISRLYKTAPLNNFSIELPVLDRLYELALSFDIDITGTFKRFLSDSRSLIDASELEGDFDDDKHGHLFEKLLVSYQKDVATALVANDAKTVQDSIAGILILFTHSVGPSRNLKKVKVTIEDAVALTLRLVVPGMVHDSYVHHTLGDIAVFWSWYSVVQGSTEKLSLALEISKIPKLLLQAYFQALLFILISSRTMPNLRFVTLTLLTKLLAYAPEDTSYDFLMDSFKNCPYENLKTALVGVFKELTTKEKADVDCLTTKLSESSIESSGGPPPLQKETVPRKQASSL; encoded by the coding sequence ATGTCAGACACAGAACAAGATCTGCTGGTGGCTCTGGACGCCACAATTGAGGCCCACGAGCTCGAAAAAGTGCTTGCTGTCTTCGACTCCgctgccaaagaagcaaagcAAACGGGTGACTTCTTATCGTACTCAACCATCTTGGACATGTACTTGAGCGAGCCTGAACGGTTTCGtttcgaagaaagagaccAGCTTTTAGGACACTTGCTCAAGATATTGGAAAAAGACCATGCCTTGGTCTATGAGATTGGTTGGGACTTGCCCGCACTTTTACTTCCCTTTCTCGAGTCTGACTACCAGTTCAACGGGTCTCTTCGCGAGGCCCCTTGCGTTTATAGGGTGTTGAAACTTTTTGAGGTTTTGGCTCGCCACGGAAATCCGAAGGAGTTATTTCTCAAGAGCACGGAGTTGTTGAGCACTTTACTGGAGAAAGACGCCACCACTGACGATGCGTTCCGCCAGAAAAAGTTCTACGACGTGAAACTTTACTGTCTTTTTGAGTTGATCGACAGCTGCTTGCGCAGAATCCATACGCTCTACCCTTCGAGGTTTTTGGGAATGACGGTCGCCAGCTTCATCAATTCGTTGTATGTGAACCCAATTCACTCCGTTGATGAGATGGATTTCAGGTGGAAACGTGTCTACAGCTTTGCCAGAAACTATCACAGACCGCCGCTTCCCGAAAAAATTGAGATATCTCCCGAAGAGCtcgaaaaaatcaatgaaGACGAGGACTTCTTGCAACGCAAGTTGCTCACTGGATTTGTCACCGAGGCCGTCAGTATGGCCACCAAAAATGCCTTGATCGGCTACTCTACGGATTTATTCAACCATATACTGCGTTTGTATAAGACAGCGCCGCTCAATAACTTCAGTATTGAGCTACCTGTACTTGATCGCCTCTACGAGCTTGCTTTGTCTTTTGACATTGATATCACAGGAACTTTCAAGCGCTTTCTTTCTGATAGCCGTAGCTTAATTGACGCCCTGGAATTGGAAGGTGATTTTGACGATGACAAACATGGACActtgtttgagaagctACTTGTCAGCTACCAGAAGGATGTTGCAACCGCTTTGGTGGCTAACGATGCTAAAACTGTGCAAGACTCCATCGCAGGCATCTTGATACTTTTTACTCACTCTGTTGGACCATCAagaaatttgaagaaggtgaaagtGACAATCGAAGACGCCGTGGCACTAACGCTCCGTCTAGTTGTACCAGGGATGGTACATGATTCGTACGTTCACCATACCCTAGGGGATATAGCTGTGTTTTGGTCCTGGTACTCAGTTGTTCAGGGCAGCACAGAAAAGCTCAGTCTTGCGCTAGAAATCTCAAAGATTCCAAAGCTCTTGCTTCAAGCGTACTTCCAAGCATTGTTATTCATTTTGATATCAAGTCGTACTATGCCCAACTTGAGGTTTGTAACGCTAACGCTTCTCACAAAGCTACTCGCATACGCCCCAGAAGACACTTCTTAtgatttcttgatggaCTCATTTAAGAACTGTCCGTACGAGAATCTCAAAACAGCTTTGGTTGGTGTGTTCAAAGAGTTGACCACTAAAGAGAAAGCAGACGTAGACTGTTTGACCACAAAACTCAGTGAGTCAAGTATAGAGAGCTCTGGTGGTCCGCctcctcttcaaaaagaaacagtTCCAAGAAAACAAGCTTCATCACTTTGA
- the SIM1 gene encoding SUN family protein, giving the protein MRAFIVSTLLASALAAPSGFHKHHHHQNEARAVVTTFRTVTVGANGEVKAAPTTVETSSASTADAVSTSSTSSSSSSSATASSSTSASSSSSQASSQPSGGNGGSGGIAGDLSAFSDPTEKFEDGVHNCDSLPTGQGVIAIDWLSDIKGGFSSVMNQNGDTSSTCKDGFYCSYACQAGMSKTQWPSEQPSSGISVGGLYCKNGKLYRSNKDKDYLCEWGYQGTNFVSKIDKDIAICRTDYPGSENMNIPTLLEAGKTAPVSVVNSDNYYMWKGGRSSTQYYVNNAGVSVEKGCIWGTAGSGVGNWAPVVLGAGNTGGKTYLSLIPNPNNKDAPNYNVKIQGANGASTVGSCSYEDGSYKGGHGSDGCTLTVTEGDAEFVFY; this is encoded by the coding sequence ATGAGAGCCTTTATCGTTTCCACCCTTTTGGCCTCCGCCCTTGCCGCTCCTTCAGGCTTccacaagcaccaccaccaccagaACGAGGCTAGAGCCGTGGTGACCACCTTCAGAACTGTCACTGTCGGCGCCAATGGTGAGGTCAAGGCCGCTCCAACCACTGTGGAGACTTCCTCTGCCTCCACCGCCGACGCTGTGTCCACCTCGTCCACTtcgtcctcttcctcctcctctgctACGGCTTCCTCCTCGACTTCGGCTTCGTCGTCGTCTTCTCAGGCTTCTTCGCAGCCTTCTGGCGGTAACGGCGGCAGCGGTGGTATCGCTGGTGACCTTTCTGCTTTCTCCGACCCCACTGAAAAGTTCGAGGACGGTGTCCACAACTGTGACTCCCTTCCTACTGGCCAGGGTGTCATTGCCATTGACTGGTTGTCAGACATCAAGGGCGGTTTCTCCTCTGTCATGAACCAGAACGGTGacacctcctccacctgTAAGGACGGCTTCTACTGCTCTTACGCTTGCCAGGCTGGTATGTCTAAGACCCAGTGGCCTTCTGagcagccttcttctgGTATCTCCGTGGGTGGTTTGTACTGTAAGAACGGTAAGTTGTACCGTTCCAACAAGGACAAAGACTACTTGTGTGAGTGGGGCTACCAGGGCACCAACTTTGTCTCTAAGATTGACAAGGATATCGCCATCTGCAGAACTGACTACCCAGGTTCCGAAAACATGAACATCCCAACCTTGTTGGAGGCTGGCAAGACTGCCCCTGTTTCTGTCGTCAACTCTGACAATTACTACATGTGGAAGGGCGGCAGATCCTCTACTCAGTACTACGTGAACAACGCTGGTGTCTCTGTTGAGAAGGGCTGCATTTGGGGTACTGCCGGCTCTGGTGTTGGTAACTGGGCTCCTGTTGTCTTGGGTGCTGGTAACACTGGCGGCAAGACCTACTTGTCCTTGATTCCAAACCCTAACAACAAGGATGCTCCTAACTACAATGTCAAGATCCAGGGTGCCAACGGTGCTTCCACTGTTGGTTCTTGCTCGTACGAGGACGGCTCTTACAAGGGCGGCCACGGCAGCGATGGCTGTACCCTCACTGTCACTGAAGGTGACGCTGAGTTTGTTTTCTACTAA
- the KNS1 gene encoding serine/threonine protein kinase KNS1, which translates to MISNRKRPRGFSATFDSSSRKAAAAEGVPNASTTQQTKSFGNVGPSSVSTFNESPNLNLNINLNSEPSSNNHTLNFEKGGPFSDKGSIGTAVLEQDEDLYGEEDDAFDVNDEVVFLEERKIQPNFAQRRQHRNNSDSMLLMDYDAQAAYNMFNVHRQPNEMDKALSEFEIARYPWKKQRTSSLPQLPQAKCFYQKLPSNYILQHPKVGNVKTNIIPHKTNLPPCDDEDGHYIVRENDVFANRFIIQKLVGQGTFGKVVACYDKVNRDTVAIKIIRNIPKYRDAAKIELRILTTLKKFDNDNKNHCIHLRECFDYRGHICIVTDLLKISLYDFMENNKFKPYPGSHIQAISKQLIRSVTFFHDLNLIHTDLKPENILLHDDSYSRKQLKSSTIISAYFNLNSGSEKRRLDKPPKFSRVLNNPLIQIIDFGSAIFDDEYHSSIVSTRHYRAPEIVLGVGWSFPCDVWSVGCILVELVIGEPVFRTHDNLEHLAMIEKICGTKISKEMVRYSKQKENECGLKYFTNDYSRPFGDQGSEDDDDDVIIDDESTEDNSLSLIFPTPTTPEKFIKNVNSLSRIDLFISQRIGLNIDFDYSLGDNFQNNWHLINFGNFTFWWFFIDLLRKIFVIDPNERITALEALEHPWFNLGIEDEGTV; encoded by the coding sequence ATGATCTCCAATAGAAAAAGACCCAGAGGTTTCAGTGCAACGTTTGATTCGTCTTCTCGAAAAGCTGCGGCGGCAGAAGGCGTCCCCAATGCCTCCACGACTCAACAGACCAAAAGTTTTGGAAATGTGGGTCCTCTGTCTGTATCAACATTTAACGAGTCGCCGAATTTAAACCTCAAtatcaacttgaactcGGAGCCTTCGCTGAATAATCACACTTTGAATTTCGAGAAGGGTGGTCCCTTCAGCGACAAGGGGTCCATTGGCACCGCTGTGCTCGAGCAAGATGAGGATTTGTacggagaagaagatgacgcTTTTGATGTGAATGACGAAGTggtgtttcttgaagaacgtAAAATTCAACCCAACTTTGCTCAGCGCCGACAGCACAGAAATAACTCTGATTCCATGCTCTTAATGGACTACGATGCTCAGGCCGCCTATAATATGTTCAACGTTCACCGGCAGCCCAATGAAATGGACAAGGCGCTTTCTGAATTTGAGATTGCCCGTTACCcttggaagaagcaacGTACAAGCTCTTTGCCCCAGCTACCCCAGGCAAAGTGCTTTTATCAGAAATTGCCTAGCAACTACATTCTCCAGCATCCCAAAGTTGGCAATGTCAAGACAAATATCATCCCTCATAAGACGAACCTACCTCCTTGcgatgacgaagatggCCACTACATTGTTCGCGAGAATGATGTCTTTGCAAACAGATTCATCATCCAGAAGTTGGTAGGTCAAGGTACTTTTGGTAAAGTGGTGGCATGCTATGATAAGGTCAACCGTGACACTGTGGCAATCAAGATTATTAGAAATATACCTAAATACAGAGATGCCGCAAAGATCGAGTTGAGAATCCTCACCACCTTGAAAAAGTTTGACAACGATAACAAAAATCATTGCATCCATCTTCGAGAGTGCTTTGACTATCGTGGACACATTTGCATCGTCActgacttgttgaagatctcgCTATACGATTTTATGGAGAACAACAAGTTTAAGCCGTACCCTGGATCGCACATTCAAGCCATTTCAAAACAACTCATTAGATCAGTGACATTCTTCCACGATCTCAATCTAATACATACAGACCTCAAGCCTGAAAATATTTTGTTGCATGACGACTCATATCTGAGAAAGCAGCTCAAGAGTTCCACGATTATTTCAGCCTACTTCAATCTAAATTCAGGCAGCGAGAAACGTCGTCTTGACAAGCCACCAAAATTTCTGAGGGTACTTAATAACCCACTCATCCAAATCATTGATTTCGGTTCAGCGatctttgatgatgagtACCATTCATCGATTGTTTCTACGCGACATTATCGAGCGCCAGAGATTGTTCTTGGTGTTGGCTGGTCGTTTCCATGCGATGTATGGTCTGTAGGGTGTATACTCGTTGAGTTGGTTATCGGAGAGCCTGTTTTTAGGACTCACGATAACCTCGAGCACCTCGCAATGATTGAGAAAATTTGCGGGACAAAGATCAGCAAGGAAATGGTGAGGTATTCGAAGCAAAAGGAGAATGAGTGCGGGTTGAAGTATTTCACCAACGACTACAGTCGACCATTTGGAGATCAAGGCAGCgaggacgacgatgacgatgtgATTATAGATGACGAGTCGACCGAGGACAATTCATTGTCGTTGATTTTCCCCACGCCTACTACGCCCGAAAAGTTTATCAAGAATGTCAATCTGCTTTCGCGGATCGACTTATTCATTAGCCAGCGAATCGGGTTGAACATTGACTTTGACTACTCGTTGGGGGACAACTTCCAAAATAACTGGCATTTGATAAACTTTGGCAACTTCACGTTCTGGTGGTTTTTCATtgacttgttgagaaagatATTTGTCATTGATCCAAACGAGAGGATTACAGCGCTTGAAGCGCTTGAGCATCCATGGTTCAACTTGGGAATCGAGGATGAAGGCACCGTTTAG